From a single Gimesia fumaroli genomic region:
- a CDS encoding thiamine phosphate synthase, producing the protein MQHLLTAGAQRALKQAERIAQSSAAPELDACHLLAALAFEESRAAELLLAHQIELAMILEQFPIQLPEEPANSDSDSTNEPLELSQALYHFPALREILNQALEQVSRSDVPTEIGSEHLLWGLLTTAGSHSEWLRSQGTLTTAAFEQNLILQQRQSAEPINVDFAFRVVPTTASDQTNTFRTIDAAANRLREGLRVIEDYLRFTLDDAHLMQLLKNTRHQLAEALRFIGQDSLIASRDTLHDVGTSISTTSEFERQSMEHLLQANLKRVQEATRTLEEFGKLISVEAAALFKQMRYALYTLEKSILSCLHNQRRLEDCRLYLLVSESLCHHGSGPAVREALAAGVGIVQIREKEMTDRQLLEHGRHVREWTRAAGAILIMNDRPDLAVAIDADGVHVGQDELPVREVRQIIGPQRMIGVSTHNIEQARQAVLDGADYIGVGPTFPTTTKSFAEHEYAGLNFIKQVAAEITLPWFAIGGINADNLCQAVQAGAQRVAVSSTICSAPEPGQITSELLSQFPG; encoded by the coding sequence ATGCAACATTTACTGACTGCAGGAGCACAGCGTGCGTTGAAGCAGGCCGAGCGAATTGCGCAAAGTTCTGCAGCTCCCGAGCTGGATGCCTGCCATTTGCTGGCCGCACTTGCCTTTGAAGAATCACGGGCCGCCGAATTGTTATTGGCCCATCAAATTGAACTGGCAATGATCCTGGAGCAGTTTCCGATTCAGCTGCCCGAGGAACCAGCCAATTCAGACTCAGATTCAACAAATGAACCACTTGAACTCTCTCAGGCGCTGTACCATTTTCCGGCACTGCGCGAAATCCTGAACCAGGCACTGGAACAGGTCAGCCGGTCAGATGTTCCCACCGAAATTGGAAGTGAGCACCTTTTATGGGGCTTATTGACGACTGCCGGCTCACACTCGGAATGGCTCCGCTCACAAGGGACACTGACAACAGCTGCATTCGAGCAGAACTTAATTCTCCAGCAACGTCAATCTGCAGAGCCAATCAACGTCGACTTCGCGTTTCGGGTCGTTCCCACGACAGCCAGCGATCAGACCAATACGTTCAGAACCATCGACGCGGCTGCCAACCGTCTGCGGGAAGGCTTGCGCGTGATTGAAGATTATCTCCGCTTTACCCTCGATGACGCACATCTGATGCAACTGTTAAAAAATACGCGACACCAGCTGGCAGAAGCGCTCAGATTTATCGGGCAAGATTCATTGATTGCCAGTCGCGACACTCTTCACGATGTCGGTACCAGCATCAGTACCACATCCGAATTCGAGCGGCAATCGATGGAACATCTACTGCAGGCAAATTTGAAACGCGTGCAGGAAGCCACACGCACCCTGGAAGAGTTCGGCAAGCTGATTTCAGTAGAAGCAGCCGCACTATTCAAGCAAATGCGCTATGCACTTTATACTTTGGAAAAAAGTATTCTGTCGTGTTTACATAATCAACGCCGACTGGAAGACTGCCGGCTGTACCTGCTGGTTTCCGAATCCTTATGCCATCATGGATCAGGTCCCGCTGTTCGAGAAGCGCTGGCGGCCGGCGTCGGCATCGTTCAGATTCGTGAAAAAGAAATGACAGATCGCCAGCTTCTGGAGCATGGCAGACACGTCCGCGAGTGGACTCGCGCCGCGGGAGCGATCCTCATTATGAATGACCGCCCGGATCTTGCCGTCGCGATCGACGCCGATGGAGTACACGTTGGCCAGGATGAATTACCGGTGAGAGAGGTCCGTCAAATTATAGGCCCCCAACGAATGATTGGTGTCTCTACGCATAATATCGAACAGGCCCGCCAGGCCGTGCTGGATGGGGCTGATTACATCGGTGTCGGCCCCACATTTCCGACTACGACGAAATCATTTGCAGAGCACGAGTACGCGGGATTGAACTTTATAAAGCAGGTCGCCGCCGAAATAACGCTCCCCTGGTTTGCCATTGGAGGCATTAATGCCGACAATCTTTGCCAGGCGGTTCAAGCTGGTGCGCAACGCGTGGCAGTCAGCAGTACAATCTGCAGTGCCCCTGAGCCCGGCCAGATCACCAGCGAGTTACTATCTCAATTCCCAGGATGA
- a CDS encoding tRNA dihydrouridine synthase, translated as MSVDQISSVSLGPYQLQTPLFQAALSGYSDYPMRVIAARLGAAYTLCEVMIDRMIVQSKQGKQHSMMYCHQDEFPVGGQLMGSEPEEFGPAAQRLVEAGFHVIDINFGCPVKKVMSRCRGGYHLGQPEVALDIISRVRDVVPDQIPVTLKMRRGIDDTAESEDNFFRIFDGAYERGLAAITVHGRTVHQKYLGPSNWEFLKQVKEHAGSNTVIGSGDLFSPQACIDMLRVTHVDGVSIARGAIGNPWIFQQTADLLRNQPISPPDVHEQRTVITEHFELARTFYGEKKVCNTMRKFGIFYSELHPQRTEVRNAFIAVKTAEQWLQVLEQWYQNNASGIFPPVEQPNPLSLEAPSL; from the coding sequence ATGTCCGTCGATCAAATATCATCTGTTTCCTTAGGGCCCTATCAACTGCAGACGCCTTTATTCCAGGCTGCCTTGAGCGGTTATAGTGACTACCCTATGCGCGTGATCGCTGCCAGACTGGGTGCCGCCTATACCCTCTGTGAGGTCATGATCGATCGTATGATCGTGCAGTCCAAACAGGGCAAGCAGCACTCGATGATGTACTGTCATCAGGATGAGTTTCCCGTTGGCGGTCAACTGATGGGTTCAGAACCAGAAGAATTTGGGCCTGCTGCACAAAGGCTCGTTGAAGCTGGCTTTCATGTGATCGACATCAACTTCGGCTGCCCAGTCAAAAAAGTCATGAGCCGCTGCCGGGGCGGCTATCATCTGGGGCAGCCTGAAGTAGCACTCGATATTATTTCCCGCGTACGCGATGTGGTACCCGATCAAATTCCCGTCACGTTAAAAATGAGACGAGGGATCGACGATACCGCAGAATCAGAAGACAACTTCTTTCGCATTTTTGATGGTGCCTATGAACGCGGACTGGCCGCGATTACCGTGCATGGACGAACTGTGCATCAGAAGTACCTCGGCCCCAGTAACTGGGAATTTCTCAAACAAGTCAAAGAACATGCCGGCTCGAATACCGTCATTGGAAGTGGTGACCTGTTTTCGCCGCAAGCCTGCATCGATATGCTGCGGGTAACTCACGTCGATGGTGTTTCCATTGCCCGCGGCGCTATTGGGAACCCCTGGATCTTTCAGCAGACGGCTGACCTGCTCCGCAATCAACCGATTTCTCCACCGGACGTCCACGAACAACGGACTGTGATCACAGAACACTTTGAACTGGCACGCACATTTTATGGTGAGAAAAAAGTCTGCAACACGATGCGCAAGTTCGGCATATTCTATTCCGAACTCCATCCCCAGCGAACCGAGGTGCGTAATGCTTTCATCGCCGTGAAAACGGCAGAACAGTGGTTGCAGGTTTTAGAACAATGGTATCAAAATAATGCGTCTGGTATTTTTCCGCCTGTAGAACAACCCAATCCTCTCTCCCTGGAAGCGCCATCCCTCTGA
- the amt gene encoding ammonium transporter, with translation MSHELTTNTIWVLTCTSLVFLMQAGFCCLESGLSRSKNSINVATKNVVDFFIGALIFWLFGFGLMFGNSYYGLIGTSQFAFEDNSPAHWPTVIFLFQLVFCSAAMTISSGAVAERMRFRSYIILACGIGAVVYPLFGHWAWAKDVAGAPAGWLGKLGFLDFAGSSVVHSVGAWSALAAVLILGPRTGRFSKNFNQSRFSSSNLPLAALGFLILWFGWFGFNGGSTLGLNGEVPSIILNTILAGIAGGVSALAWELVSSTQISVEKIFNGSLAGLVAITASCNAVTFPSALLIGVIAGVVMLASLSLLENRFKIDDVVGAIPVHGFAGAWGTLAVALFADASFFPNGVSRTHQLGIQALGVVVCFVWSFGFIWIFMSIVNRLMPIRVSVEDEKIGLNVAEHGASTELHSLLETMIAHENGDNSSRAETDNFTEAGIVGHQYNRVLDAQEILLSDVKDRELRYRSIMDNVMDAIITINLEGKIEEFNLGAEHLFGYLNHEAVGQNINLLIPPLHQKIQHEYAEGDLNPQLVRAIGSRQEIVAQRNDGSTFPAELAVSSVVLADREIFTGIIQDISERKEYERSLNEARKRAEAASEAKSEFLANMSHEIRTPMTAILGFTDILLGNLQNKEDIEAANIVKRNGEYLIGVINDILDLSKIEARKIELEQVRINTQELISDIASLMQVKADSKGLKIVLSFENPIPETIVTDPTRLRQILINLLGNAIKFTETGHVELRIKTINTEHGFPQLQFQVIDTGIGISESALAQIYQPFTQADSSTTRKYGGTGLGLAISKRLAEMLGGKIHVTSIIGEGSTFTISINTGSLEGIRLLQLDESAIKKVSTESKAENSLKTNSDIHSSRILIVEDGLDNQRLISFLLKKEGMQVELADNGKMGYEQAMAAFEDEHPFDFILMDMQMPVMDGYTATRKLRDAGYAGPIIALTAHAMKNDMEKCIEAGCNAYATKPVDKKKLLETIERLAQPVNQTQESKPMANG, from the coding sequence ATGTCACACGAGTTAACGACCAATACGATCTGGGTGCTGACTTGCACCAGCCTTGTATTCCTGATGCAGGCTGGTTTTTGTTGCCTCGAATCTGGTCTTTCCCGATCCAAAAACAGTATCAACGTAGCCACAAAGAATGTGGTTGATTTTTTCATCGGCGCATTGATTTTCTGGCTGTTTGGTTTCGGTCTGATGTTCGGGAACTCCTACTACGGATTGATCGGAACTTCGCAATTTGCGTTTGAAGATAACAGCCCTGCTCACTGGCCTACTGTCATTTTCTTATTCCAACTTGTTTTTTGTAGTGCCGCAATGACCATTTCTTCCGGCGCGGTTGCCGAACGAATGCGATTTCGATCTTATATTATTTTAGCCTGCGGCATTGGTGCCGTTGTCTACCCTTTGTTTGGACACTGGGCCTGGGCAAAAGATGTCGCCGGAGCACCGGCGGGATGGTTAGGAAAACTGGGTTTTCTTGACTTTGCCGGCTCCAGTGTAGTGCATTCTGTTGGTGCCTGGTCTGCACTGGCCGCCGTTCTGATACTTGGTCCACGAACGGGACGGTTTTCTAAAAATTTCAACCAGTCACGGTTTTCGTCCAGTAATCTTCCCCTGGCGGCTTTGGGATTTTTAATTCTCTGGTTTGGGTGGTTTGGATTTAACGGGGGCAGCACTCTTGGTTTGAACGGTGAAGTTCCCTCAATCATTCTGAACACCATTCTGGCCGGGATCGCAGGGGGAGTCAGTGCGTTAGCCTGGGAGCTCGTATCGTCGACACAAATTTCGGTCGAAAAGATCTTCAACGGTTCACTGGCAGGACTGGTTGCCATTACAGCATCCTGTAATGCGGTAACGTTTCCCAGCGCCCTGCTTATCGGCGTTATTGCCGGCGTGGTAATGCTGGCCTCTTTGTCTCTACTGGAAAATCGCTTCAAGATCGACGATGTTGTAGGCGCAATTCCCGTACACGGTTTTGCCGGTGCCTGGGGTACACTGGCGGTCGCCTTATTTGCCGACGCCAGTTTTTTTCCCAATGGGGTCTCTCGTACCCATCAGTTGGGAATTCAAGCGCTCGGCGTTGTCGTCTGTTTTGTCTGGAGCTTTGGATTCATCTGGATTTTCATGTCGATCGTGAATCGCCTGATGCCCATTCGCGTCTCCGTTGAAGATGAAAAAATCGGGCTCAATGTAGCCGAACACGGTGCTTCAACCGAATTACACAGCCTGCTGGAAACAATGATTGCCCACGAAAATGGCGACAATTCCTCAAGAGCAGAAACGGATAATTTCACTGAAGCAGGCATTGTCGGCCATCAATATAACCGAGTGCTGGATGCACAGGAAATTCTGCTATCCGATGTGAAAGATCGCGAGCTACGATATCGTTCCATCATGGATAATGTGATGGATGCGATCATCACCATCAATCTGGAAGGAAAAATCGAAGAATTCAATCTGGGTGCGGAACATTTATTTGGATACCTGAATCACGAAGCCGTTGGGCAAAACATCAATTTACTCATCCCTCCTCTACATCAGAAAATTCAACACGAATATGCAGAAGGAGATCTCAACCCACAACTGGTACGAGCCATCGGATCCCGGCAGGAGATTGTGGCACAGCGCAATGATGGCTCGACTTTTCCGGCAGAGCTCGCGGTCAGCTCGGTGGTCCTGGCCGATCGGGAAATCTTTACTGGTATTATTCAGGACATCAGCGAACGCAAAGAATATGAGCGGTCTTTAAACGAAGCACGCAAACGAGCTGAAGCTGCCAGTGAAGCCAAAAGTGAATTCCTGGCGAATATGAGTCACGAAATCCGGACCCCGATGACAGCCATTCTGGGCTTCACCGATATCCTGCTGGGGAACTTGCAAAATAAAGAAGACATTGAAGCGGCCAACATTGTGAAACGAAACGGTGAATATCTCATAGGCGTGATCAACGATATTCTCGACCTTTCAAAAATAGAAGCACGTAAAATCGAACTGGAACAGGTTCGCATCAATACTCAGGAGCTCATTTCAGACATCGCTTCACTCATGCAGGTCAAAGCCGACTCCAAGGGGCTGAAGATTGTTCTCTCTTTTGAAAATCCGATCCCGGAAACTATCGTCACCGATCCTACTCGCTTGCGTCAAATTCTGATCAACCTGCTGGGTAATGCCATCAAATTTACGGAAACCGGTCACGTCGAATTGCGAATCAAAACAATCAATACAGAACATGGATTCCCGCAACTTCAATTTCAAGTCATTGATACCGGCATCGGCATTTCGGAATCGGCCCTTGCACAAATCTATCAGCCCTTCACACAGGCAGACAGTTCAACGACCCGGAAATATGGTGGGACAGGCCTGGGACTGGCGATCTCTAAGCGACTGGCAGAAATGCTTGGCGGAAAGATTCATGTCACCAGCATAATCGGTGAAGGCAGCACTTTTACAATTTCGATCAACACCGGATCACTGGAAGGCATCCGCCTGTTACAACTGGATGAAAGTGCCATCAAAAAGGTCTCTACTGAATCCAAAGCTGAAAACTCACTCAAGACAAACAGCGACATTCATTCCAGCCGAATTCTCATCGTGGAAGACGGGCTTGATAACCAGCGGCTCATCTCATTTCTCTTGAAAAAAGAAGGCATGCAAGTAGAGCTGGCAGATAACGGGAAAATGGGATATGAGCAGGCGATGGCGGCATTCGAAGATGAACATCCCTTCGACTTCATCCTGATGGATATGCAAATGCCTGTGATGGATGGTTATACTGCCACTCGAAAATTGCGCGATGCCGGCTATGCCGGACCAATCATTGCACTCACCGCCCACGCGATGAAAAACGACATGGAAAAATGTATTGAGGCTGGCTGCAATGCTTATGCCACCAAACCAGTCGACAAGAAAAAGCTGCTGGAGACCATCGAGCGCCTTGCGCAACCAGTGAATCAGACACAAGAATCTAAGCCAATGGCGAATGGATAA